In Malus sylvestris chromosome 15, drMalSylv7.2, whole genome shotgun sequence, a single genomic region encodes these proteins:
- the LOC126602454 gene encoding dnaJ homolog subfamily C GRV2-like isoform X5, with protein sequence MPGHGIDPPCGRVHLQFGLQRLVADMESASMHLKHLAAAAKDAVSEGGSIPGSRAKLWRRIREFNACIPYSGVPPNIEVPEVTLMALITMLPSTLNLPPESPPLPPPSPKAAATVMGFIACLRRLLASRTAASHVMSFPAAVGRIMGLLRNGSEGVAAEAAGLVAVLIGGGPGDTNILTDSKGEQHATIMHTKSVLFANHGYAIILSNRLKPMSVSPLLSMAIVEVLEAMICEPHGETTQYTVFVELLRQVAGLKRRLFALFGHPAESVRETVAVIMRTIAEEDAIAAESMRDAALHDGALLRHLLHAFFLPPGERREVSRQLVALWADSYQPALDLLSRVLPPGLVAYLHTRSDGTQLEDANQEGSLTSRRQRRLLHLRKGRAGRGPTSQEHSLLNINNSEVGDPMTQTGGGAFKADNNQRSALVSSSGRASTLQSSVAQSQTCENLTAEVFSGVPQKNHSALVASADIQSTSIHEAVEANTSISTDSDSNTTGFQSTGLPAPAQVVVENTPVGSGRLLCNWPEFWRAFSLDHNRADLIWNERTRQELRETLQAEVHKLDVEKERTEDIVPGGAMVETATGQDSVPQISWNYSEFSVRYLSLSKEVCVGQYYLRLLLESGSVGRAQNFPLRDPVAFFRALYHRFLCDADIGLTVDGAVPDEMGASDDWCDMGRLDGFGGGGGYSVRELCARAMAIVYEQHYKTVGPFEGTAHITVLLDRTDDRALRHRLLLLLKALMKVLSNVEVCVLVGGCVLAVDMLTVAHEASERTAIPLQSNLIAATAFMEPLKEWMFIDKEGAQVGPVEKDAIRRFWSKKDINWTTRCWASGMLDWKRLRDIRELRWALAVRVPVLTPTQIGEAALSILHSMVSAHSDLDDAGEIVTPTPRVKWILSSPRCLPHIAQAMLSGEPSIVEGAAALLKAIVTRNPNPMIRLYSTGVFYFALTYPGSNLLSISQLFSLTHVHQAFHGGEDAAVSSSLPLAKRSVLGGLLPASLLYVLERSGPAAFAAAMVSDSDTPEIIWTHKMRAENLIRQVLQHLGDFPQKLSQHCHSLYEYAPMPPVTYPELRDEMWCHRYYLRNLCDEIRFPNWPIVEHVEFLQSLLVMWREELTRRPMDLSEEEACKILEISLEDVSNDDANTRHSFEMGEEMPSITKQIENIDEEKLKRQYRKLAMRYHPDKNPEGRDKFLAVQKAYERLQATMQGLQGPQPWRLLLLLKGQCILYRRYGVILEPFKYAGYPMLLNAVTVDKDDNNFLSSDRSPLLVAASELIWLTCASSSLNGEELVRDGGIQLLANLLSRCMCVVQPSTAASEPSAIIVTNVMRTFCVLSIFESAWAEILEYSGLVDDIVHCTELELVPSAVDAAVQTIAHVSVSTELQDALLKAGVLWYLLPLLLQYDSTAEESDATESHGVGASVQIAKNMHAVRASQALSRLSGLCSDESTTPYNQTAAAALRALLTPKLASMLKDQAPKDLLSKLNNNLESPEIIWNSSTRAELLKFVDQQRASQGPDGSYDMKDSHLFGYKALSKELYVGNVYLRVYNNQPDSEISEPEAFCVALVDFIAYLVHNQCATDSEIKDVPNQNGSSLETPEDSNDTAIGSTDEQNTPAEDSALSNGQVVDKEEFEAAKNLKFALNSLKNLLTSSPNLASIFSTKDKLLPLFGCFSVPVASESNIPQLCLSVLSLLTTYASCLEAMVADGSSLLLLLQMLHSAPTCREGVLHVLYALASTPELAWAAAKHGGVVYILELLLPLQEEISLQQRAAAASLLGKLVGQPMHGPRVVITLARFLPDGLVSVIRDGPGEAVVVALEQTTETPELVWTPAMATSLSAQISTMASDLYREQMKGRVVDWDVPEQASGQQEMRDEPQVGGIYVRLFLKDPKFPLRNPKRFLEGLLDQYLTSIAATHYDTLAVDPELPLLLSAALVSLLRVHPALADHVGYLGYVPKLVAAVAYEGRRETMASEEVNNGNYVDKTDESDDGSTQPTQTAQERVRLSCLRVLHQLAASTTCAEAMAATSVGTPQVVPLLMKAIGWQGGSILALETLKRVVVAGNRARDALVAQGLKVGLVQVLLGLLDWRAGGRNGLCSQMKWNESEASIGRVLAIEVLHAFATEGAHCTKVRELLNSSDVWSAYKDQKHDLFLPSNAQSAAAGIAGLIESSSSRLAYALTAPSPQPAPSRPPASTSSDLNGRQDHLS encoded by the exons ATGCCTGGGCATGGCATTGATCCACCTTGCGGGAGAGTCCATTTACAATTTGGACTCCAGCGGCTTGTTGCAGATATGGAGAGTGCATCTATGCATTTGAAACACTTAGCAGCAGCTGCCAAAGATGCAGTTTCTGAAGGTGGTTCTATTCCTGGATCACGAGCTAAGCTATGGCGTAGAATAAGAGAGTTCAATGCATGTATACCATATAGTGGAGTTCCTCCGAACATAGAAGTACCTGAGGTGACTTTGATGGCTTTAATAACTATGCTTCCATCTACGCTAAATCTTCCTCCAGAGTCCCCTCCCTTACCTCCCCCTTCACCTAAAGCGGCTGCGACGGTGATGGGCTTTATTGCATGCTTACGTAGATTACTAGCTTCAAGAACTGCTGCTTCACATGTCATGTCTTTTCCTGCTGCTGTTGGAAGAATAATGGGCTTACTCAGAAATGGTTCAGAGGGTGTAGCTGCTGAAGCAGCAGGCCTTGTCGCAGTACTTATTGGTGGTGGTCCCGGGGATACAAATATACTAACGGATTCTAAAGGAGAGCAGCATGCCACAATTATGCACACAAAGTCAGTGTTGTTTGCCAATCATGGTTATGCTATTATACTCTCCAACAGACTTAAGCCTATGTCTGTATCACCATTATTGTCAATGGCTATTGTTGAGGTTCTTGAGGCTATGATATGTGAACCACATGGTGAGACAACACAATACACAGTGTTTGTTGAACTGTTACGCCAAGTAGCTGGTTTGAAGCGTCGTTTGTTTGCATTGTTTGGACATCCTGCTGAAAGTGTTAGGGAAACAGTGGCTGTGATCATGCGTACAATTGCAGAAGAAGATGCAATTGCAGCAGAGTCAATGCGTGATGCTGCATTGCACGATGGCGCTCTACTGAGGCATTTATTGCATGCGTTCTTCCTTCCTCCTGGTGAGCGACGTGAAGTTAGTCGACAGCTTGTTGCTCTTTGGGCAGATTCTTATCAGCCAGCTCTGGATTTATTGTCTAGAGTTCTGCCTCCTGGGCTTGTTGCTTATTTGCACACACGTTCTGATGGAACTCAATTGGAAGATGCGAATCAAGAAGGATCCTTGACCAGCAGAAGGCAGAGACGCTTACTCCACTTGAGGAAAGGTCGTGCAGGGAGAGGACCAACATCTCAAGAGCATTCCTtacttaatataaacaattctGAAGTTGGTGATCCCATGACACAGACAGGTGGTGGTGCTTTTAAGGCTGATAACAATCAAAGGTCTGCACTGGTTTCGAGTTCTGGACGGGCTTCTACTCTTCAATCTTCTGTTGCTCAAAGTCAAACCTGTGAAAATTTGACGGCTGAAGTCTTTTCAGGTGTTCCACAAAAGAATCATTCAGCACTTGTGGCGTCAGCTGATATTCAGTCAACGAGCATTCATGAGGCAGTGGAAGCAAATACTTCAATCTCAACTGATTCTGATTCCAATACTACTGGTTTCCAGAGCACAGGCCTCCCTGCTCCTGCTCAGGTTGTTGTCGAAAACACTCCGGTGGGATCCGGCAGGCTACTTTGTAATTGGCCTGAATTCTGGCGAGCATTTAGCCTTGATCACAATCGTGCAGATTTGATCTGGAATGAGCGTACCCGGCAAGAGTTGAGGGAGACTTTGCAGGCTGAGGTTCATAAGTTAGATGTTGAGAAGGAGCGTACTGAAGATATTGTTCCGGGAGGTGCTATGGTAGAGACTGCAACTGGTCAAGATAGCGTGCCACAAATATCTTGGAACTACTCTGAGTTCTCTGTTAGATATCTAAGCTTGTCCAAAGAAGTTTGTGTGGGTCAGTATTATCTGCGTTTACTGCTTGAGAGTGGCAGTGTTGGCAGGGCACAAAATTTTCCGTTGCGCGATCCAGTTGCGTTCTTTAGAGCACTCTACCATCGGTTCTTATGTGATGCAGACATAGGACTTACCGTAGATGGTGCTGTTCCAGATGAAATGGGTGCATCTGATGATTGGTGTGACATGGGAAGACTAGATGGTTTTGGAGGTGGAGGAGGATATTCAGTGAGAGAGCTCTGTGCAAGAGCGATGGCAATTGTGTATGAACAGCATTACAAGACAGTAGGTCCCTTTGAGGGCACTGCTCACATCACAGTCCTTTTGGATAGGACAGATGATAGAGCTTTAAGGCACCGCCTTCTATTGCTCTTGAAG GCGTTAATGAAGGTTTTGTCAAATGTGGAGGTGTGTGTTTTGGTGGGAGGATGTGTGTTAGCTGTTGATATGCTAACAGTAGCTCATGAGGCTTCTGAAAGGACAGCTATTCCTTTGCAATCTAATTTGATTGCTGCTACTGCTTTTATGGAACCGCTCAAGGAATGGATGTTTATTGACAAGGAAGGAGCACAGGTTGGACCTGTTGAAAAGGATGCCATTAGGAGATTTTGGTCAAAGAAGGATATTAATTGGACAACGAGATGCTGGGCTTCTGGGATGTTGGACTGGAAGAGATTGCGGGATATCCGTGAACTTCGTTGGGCTTTAGCTGTTCGAGTCCCTGTTCTCACGCCAACTCAG ATTGGTGAGGCAGCATTGTCCATATTACATAGCATGGTATCTGCACATTCAGATTTAGATGATGCTGGAGAGATAGTTACCCCAACTCCTAGAGTAAAATGGATCTTATCAAGTCCACGCTGCCTTCCACATATTGCTCAG GCTATGCTTTCTGGAGAGCCAAGTATTGTAGAGGGTGCTGCTGCTTTACTTAAGGCCATTGTAACTAGAAATCCCAACCCCATGATTCGACTATACAGCACAGGGGTATTTTATTTTGCCCTGACATATCCTGGATCTAATCTCCTTTCAATCTCCCAACTCTTCTCATTGACTCATGTTCATCAAGCATTTCATGGTGGTGAAGATGCTGCagtttcctcttccttgcctcTGGCGAAACGCAGTGTATTGGGTGGGCTTCTTCCTGCATCTTTGTTGTATGTATTGGAACGTAGTGGTCCAGCTGCATTTGCAGCTGCAATGGTATCGGACTCTGATACTCCAGAGATTATATGGACACACAAGATGCGAGCGGAAAATCTGATTCGGCAG GTGTTGCAGCATCTTGGTGACTTTCCTCAGAAATTGTCTCAGCACTGCCATTCTTTATATGAATACGCTCCAATGCCACCAGTGACATACCCAGAGTTAAGAGATGAAATGTGGTGTCACCGTTATTACCTCCGGAACTTGTGTGATGAGATTcgatttccaaattggccaattGTTGAACATGTTGAGTTCCTACAATCATTATTAGTAATGTGGCGTGAGGAGTTGACAAGACGGCCAATGGATCTTTCTGAAGAAGAAGCTTGCAAAATATTAGAGATTTCCTTGGAAGATGTATCAAATGATGATGCCAACACAAGGCATTCTTTTGAGATGGGTGAGGAGATGCCTAGCATAACCAAGCagattgagaacattgatgaagaAAAGCTTAAACGGCAATATAGGAAACTTGCCATGAGATACCATCCAGACAAAAATCCTGAAGGAAGGGATAAGTTTCTTGCTGTACAGAAAGCTTATGAGCGCCTGCAG GCCACTATGCAAGGCTTGCAAGGCCCTCAGCCTTGGCGACTGTTGCTTTTATTGAAAGGACAGTGTATCTTGTACAGACGCTATGGAGTCATTCTGGAGCCATTTAAATATGCTGGTTATCCAATGTTGCTCAATGCAGTTACTGTGGACAAGGATGATAACAATTTTCTTTCCTCAGATAGATCACCTCTCCTGGTTGCGGCATCAGAGCTTATTTGGCTGAC GTGTGCATCTTCTTCATTGAATGGAGAAGAGCTTGTGAGGGATGGTGGCATACAACTTCTTGCAAATCTTCTTTCCCGTTGCATGTGCGTAGTTCAGCCGAGCACTGCTGCAAGTGAACCATCTGCCATAATTGTTACAAATGTGATGCGAACCTTTTGTGTTTTGAGTATATTTGAGAGTGCCTGGGCTGAGATCCTTGAATATTCTGGACTAGTTGATGACATTGTGCATTGCACTGAACTTGAGCTTGTACCTTCAGCTGTCGATGCTGCTGTCCAGACTATTGCACATGTTTCTGTGTCCACTGAATTGCAGGATGCTTTGCTGAAGGCTGGTGTCTTATG GTACCTTTTGCCCTTGCTTCTTCAGTATGACTCCACTGCAGAGGAATCTGATGCAACAGAATCACATGGAGTTGGTGCTAGTGTACAAATTGCCAAAAATATGCATGCTGTACGTGCCTCGCAGGCACTATCAAGGCTTAGTGGCTTGTGTAGTGATGAGAGTACAACACCTTATAATCAGACTGCAGCTGCTGCCCTCAGAGCTTTGTTGACACCTAAGCTTGCCAGTATGTTAAAAGATCAAGCACCGAAAGACCTACTATCTAAACTAAACAATAACTTGGAGTCACCAGAG ATTATCTGGAACTCCTCAACCCGAGCAGAACTACTGAAATTTGTGGATCAGCAACGTGCAAGTCAGGGTCCTGATGGTTCATATGATATGAAAGATTCACATCTGTTTGGGTATAAGGCACTATCAAAAGAACTATATGTTGGCAATGTTTACTTGAGGGTCTATAACAATCAACCAGATTCTGAGATCAGTGAACCAGAGGCTTTCTGTGTTGCATTAGTTGATTTTATAGCATATCTTGTGCACAATCAATGTGCGACTGATTCTGAAATTAAGGATGTACCAAATCAGAATGGCTCATCCCTTGAGACACCTGAGGATTCTAATGATACGGCTATTGGTTCAACTGATGAACAGAATACTCCGGCTGAAGATTCTGCACTATCTAATGGACAAGTAGTAGATAAGGAAGAATTTGAAGCTGCTAAGAACCTTAAATTTGCATTGAATTCACTTAAG AACTTACTGACAAGCAGTCCAAATTTGGCGTCAATTTTTTCTACAAAAGATAAGTTATTGCCTCTTTTCGGATGCTTTTCTGTGCCTGTTGCATCAGAAAGCAACATTCCTCAACTTTGCCTGAGTGTGTTGTCACTCTTGACTACATATGCTTCCTGCTTGGAGGCTATGGTTGCCGATGGATCAAGCCTTCTTCTTTTATTACAAATGCTTCACTCAGCCCCAACTTGTCGTGAAGGGGTTCTTCATGTTCTTTATGCTCTGGCCAGCACACCTGAACTTGCTTGGGCAGCTGCCAAGCATGGGGGAGTTGTCTACATCCTTGAACTTCTTTTGCCTTTGCAGG AAGAAATTTCCTTACAACAAAGAGCAGCAGCAGCCTCTTTGTTGGGGAAGCTTGTTGGCCAGCCAATGCACGGGCCTAGAGTTGTTATAACGTTAGCAAGGTTTCTTCCAGATGGCTTGGTTTCAGTTATTAGGGATGGACCTGGTGAGGCTGTCGTAGTTGCCCTTGAACAGACTACTGAGACCCCTGAACTTGTATGGACACCAGCAATGGCTACTTCATTGTCTGCACAGATTTCAACTATGGCATCAGATCTGTATCGCGAACAGATGAAAGGTCGTGTGGTTGATTGGGATGTACCTGAGCAGGCATCTGGGCAGCAAGAAATGAGAGATGAGCCACAG GTTGGCGGAATCTATGTTAGATTATTCCTAAAAGATCCCAAGTTTCCTCTCAGAAATCCCAAGAGATTCTTGGAAGGACTTCTAGATCAGTATTTGACATCTATTGCTGCCACACATTACGATACACTAGCTGTTGACCCTGAACTTCCTTTGCTTCTGTCTGCTGCGTTGGTTTCGTTATTACGAGTGCACCCTGCACTTGCAGATCATGTTGGATATCTTGGATATGTGCCCAAACTCGTGGCTGCTGTGGCTTATGAAGGAAGACGAGAAACAATGGCATCAGAGGAGGTAAACAATGGCAATTATGTGGACAAAACAGATGAATCTGATGACGGATCCACACAGCCCACTCAAACTGCCCAAGAACGTGTGCGCCTTAGTTGTTTACGTGTTCTACATCAACTGGCAGCTAGCACCACATGTGCTGAAGCTATGGCGGCGACTAGTGTAGGAACTCCTCAG GTCGTTCCCCTTCTAATGAAAGCAATAGGATGGCAAGGTGGAAGCATACTAGCTCTTGAGACATTGAAGCGTGTTGTGGTTGCTGGAAACCGAGCTAGGGATGCACTTGTTGCACAAGGACTTAA GGTTGGTCTTGTACAAGTACTTCTGGGCCTTCTTGATTGGAGAGCTGGAGGAAGGAATGGGCTTTGCTCTCAGATGAAGTGGAATGAATCCGAAGCATCTATTGGCAGGGTGCTCGCGATTGAG GTTTTGCATGCATTTGCAACGGAGGGGGCGCATTGTACTAAAGTGCGTGAGTTGTTAAATTCCTCAGAT GTTTGGAGTGCTTATAAGGATCAGAAACATGATCTTTTCCTCCCTTCAAATGCTCAATCCGCTGCTGCCGGAATTGCTGGGCTAATTGAGAGTTCATCATCGAGACTTGCTTATGCCCTTACAGCTCCCTCACCACAACCTGCTCCATCCAGACCTCCTGCTTCAACTTCATCCGACTTAAATGGAAGACAGGATCACCTTTCATAG